Sequence from the Afifella aestuarii genome:
GAAGATGACGGAAATTCCGCGTTCCTTGAGGCGCCGCACCATGGTCAGCAATTGCTCGACATCGCGCGCCGGCAGCGCGCTCGTCGGCTCATCCATGATCAGCAGGCGGCATTCCTGTGTCAGGGCGCGCGCAATGGCCGTCGTCTGCTTCGCGCCGAAGGACAGATCACCGAGCCTGGCATCGAGCGGCAGCTTCGCCCCGAGGGAGGCAAGCGCATCTTCCGCCGTCTTTCGGCACGCCTTCCAGTCGACCCACAATCCCTTGCGATGCTGGATCTCGTGGAACGCAATGTTCTCGGCGACCGTCAGGTCGGGGAAGATCGCCAGATCCTGATAGATGATCTGGATGCCAAGGCGCATCGCCTGCGACGGGCTCAAGCGCTGATAGGCATGGCCATCGAAAACGATGTTGCCGGAATCCGGCTCCTCGGCACCGCAGATGCACTTCATGAGCGTCGACTTGCCGGAGCCGTTCGTGCCGGCGATGCACAACACCTCGCCGGCGGCAATCGACAGGTCGACATGATCGAGGGCCTGGGTCGCGATATATCGCTTGCTCAGGCCCTCCAAGCGGATCAGTTCAGCCATGATCGCTGAGCATCCCCTGGGTTAGAACTTGTAGTCCTTCCAGTTCTCTGCGGTCAGGATCAGTGTCGCATCGCCATAGACGACACCGTCCTCGATGGTGACTTTGTCGTAGCCCGGCCGCTTCAGGTCCATGCCCGCCTCGACGGTTTCGCCGTTCAGAAGCTTGTAGGCGACAAAGGCGGACGCGTAGCCGGCATCGGCAGGACGCCAGCAGAGCGCCACATTCTGATAGCCGTCCTCGAGATACGGGCCATTGATGCTCGGAAGGCCGAGACCGACCACGGCGATGTCCTTGCGGCGCAGTTTCTCGACCGCGAGGGCCGCCATCGAGGTGCCAGACACCGAGCAGCCGACGATACCCTTGAGGTCCGGGTAGCGCTTCAGCACCTCGTTGACCTTGTCGAGCGCAGTCTTCTCGTCGTTGTTGTCCTCGATCGGCTCGGACAGGACGAATTCCATGTCCGGGTAATCGGCCTTGATGTGCTCCATGCCGGCATTGAACCACTGCATGTGCGTTTCCATCGTCAGCGCACCGACGATCGCGACGAACTTGCCTTCGCCATTCATGGCCTTGGCGAGCTTATCGAACATGAGGGCGCCGAAATCTTCGTTCTTGAAGGCTTCGACATCGTAATCGGCCGTGCCCGCAAGGCTCTTCGCCTCATGGCTGACGATGACGATACCCGCGTCCTTGGCCTTCTGGAGCACCGGCTCCATGGACTTCGGATCGTTCGGGACGACGAGGATGGCGTCGACATTCTTGGCGATCAGGCTTTCGACCATCTGCGCCTGCTTGGCGGGGTCTCCGGTCTCGGGTGCGATCTGATAGGCGTTGACGCCGAAATCCTTGGCGAAATCCTCCACGCCCGTGCGCATGTCGTCGAACCAGGAGATACCCTCCTGCTTGGCGCACATGACGATCTCGAACTTCTTGGGCTGAGCCCAGACTTTCGACGCTCCCGGAAGCGCGGCACCAGCCGTCAGAAGGGCGGCGGAACCGAGCAATGTTCTTCTTGTAATCACTGTTGGTCTCCTTTGTCTCCGAGGAGGAGAGCACGCTGCGCCCGCCCTTTTAATTGCACCTTGATTTGCATCAAGGACAATTTTGAGCCCGATCGTCGCGCAAAAGCGTCAGCCTGGCGGTAAGGGGTGGCCTAAGAACGCCACCCGCACGAGCGCACCAAAGCCCGCGGCTCAGACGATGAAGGCAGCCTCTCCCGGCCTTTCGTCGAGAAGCCGTTTGAGGCGCCAGAGCCCGTCTTCCACCCGCGAGTGAGACGCCTCATGGCTGAGGCAGAGGCGAACCGCGGCAGGCGCGACGGCGGGATCGACGCAAAAGGACTGTGCGGAGCGCAAGGCGACACCCTCACGCTGCGCCGCCGCTTCGAACGCATCCGGCCGCCATCCCTTCGGCAGATGCAGCCAGAGATGGAAGCACGCCAGATCGGCCGCCAAGCGGCTCCCTTTCAACGTCGCACGCGCCAAGGCCTGCCGAGCCTCAGCAGCCTGACGCTTCTCTTCGTTGAGGCGCTCCGCCGTCCCATCCTCGATCCAGCGTGTCGCGATCTCCGCCATCAGCGGCGGCGGCATCCACGAGGAGAGTGCGACTCCCGCCCGCAAAGCTCTCTCATGGCGCATGGGCGCGCTCAGATAGCCCACGCGCAGACCCGGCGCGAGGCTCTTTGAGGTGCTCGCCACATAGATCGTCTGATCGGGCAGCCAGGCACCGAGAGGCGCAGGCCGCGAGCGCGGCAGAAAGCCGAAAACATCGTCCTCCAGAATGTCGATGCCGTGACGCTCGGCGACTTCGGCGACGGCCCGACGGCGCGCCTCGGACATCGTCGCAGTCGTCGGCGTGTGCAGCGTTGGCATGGTGTAGAGAAGTCGGGCGGCCGTCGCCTTGCATTGTTCGTCGAGAGACTGAGGTAAGAGCCCCTCCCCGTCCATGGCGACAGGAAAAACCCTGAGACCGAGACGCTCGGCCGCTGCCAGGACGGGTGCATAAGAGAGCGCCTCGGCGAGGATCGCATCGCCAGGCCGCGCCAGCGCCAGGAGCGCCACGAAGAGCCCCTGCTGCGAGCCGTTGGTAAGCACGATCGACCGCCCCTGATGGGGAAGCCCCAGCGTTTCGATCCATGCGCCCGCGGCCTCTGCGTGCCGCTCTGCCGTTCGCCCCGGCCAGTGATCGAGAAAAACCCCGAGCCCCGGCTCGCCCGAGATTGCGCCCAGCGTTTCTGCAAGTTGCCTTTCCGCCCCGCCGAGCGGCGGCAGATTGTTGGCGAAATCGATTGCATCGCCCGCGGGCCGCGCGAGCCCCGCATTCCATGCACCACTTGCCGCGGCGGTGACCGCTTTCGCATCGCGCACATAGGTGCCGCGCCCGACGCTGCCTTCCAGAAAGCCCCGACGCACCGCCTCGCCATAGCCGCGCGTCACCGTCGAGAGCGACAAGCCCAGCCGCCAGGCGAGATCGCGCTGCGGCGGCAGCCGCTCGCCGGCACTTAAACTCCCATCGGAGATCGCCGTGCCGATCGCCTCGGCGAGTGCTGTGTAGGCCGGGCCGGAAA
This genomic interval carries:
- a CDS encoding PLP-dependent aminotransferase family protein, with translation MAMWIPDLSRFSGPAYTALAEAIGTAISDGSLSAGERLPPQRDLAWRLGLSLSTVTRGYGEAVRRGFLEGSVGRGTYVRDAKAVTAAASGAWNAGLARPAGDAIDFANNLPPLGGAERQLAETLGAISGEPGLGVFLDHWPGRTAERHAEAAGAWIETLGLPHQGRSIVLTNGSQQGLFVALLALARPGDAILAEALSYAPVLAAAERLGLRVFPVAMDGEGLLPQSLDEQCKATAARLLYTMPTLHTPTTATMSEARRRAVAEVAERHGIDILEDDVFGFLPRSRPAPLGAWLPDQTIYVASTSKSLAPGLRVGYLSAPMRHERALRAGVALSSWMPPPLMAEIATRWIEDGTAERLNEEKRQAAEARQALARATLKGSRLAADLACFHLWLHLPKGWRPDAFEAAAQREGVALRSAQSFCVDPAVAPAAVRLCLSHEASHSRVEDGLWRLKRLLDERPGEAAFIV
- a CDS encoding autoinducer 2 ABC transporter substrate-binding protein, producing MITRRTLLGSAALLTAGAALPGASKVWAQPKKFEIVMCAKQEGISWFDDMRTGVEDFAKDFGVNAYQIAPETGDPAKQAQMVESLIAKNVDAILVVPNDPKSMEPVLQKAKDAGIVIVSHEAKSLAGTADYDVEAFKNEDFGALMFDKLAKAMNGEGKFVAIVGALTMETHMQWFNAGMEHIKADYPDMEFVLSEPIEDNNDEKTALDKVNEVLKRYPDLKGIVGCSVSGTSMAALAVEKLRRKDIAVVGLGLPSINGPYLEDGYQNVALCWRPADAGYASAFVAYKLLNGETVEAGMDLKRPGYDKVTIEDGVVYGDATLILTAENWKDYKF